AACTGCCTTTACTGAATACGCTATTGAAAGTTATGATTTAAATGTGGTTGATTATTTATTAAAACCTTTTGCTTTTAAAAGGTTTATGCAAGCCATAGAAAAAGTAAAAAGCAACGCTGCGCCTATACAAAAGGAAATATTTATCAAATCGGGGTATGAACATATTAAGATTGATATTGATGACCTTATTTACATCAAATCAGATACCGATTATACAGAGTTTTTCTTAGCTAACAAAAGCTACTTATCTTCTGAACCTTTGCGTTATTGGGAAACTGAACTCAAAGCATATTCATTTAATAGAGTTCATAAATCTTATATCATCAATTCTAAAAAAATTGAAAAAATTGGAACCCAACAAGTGGTTTTAACTCATAACATTACCATTCCAATTGGTAGGGCTTATAAAGATGATTTTCTAAAGTTATTGAATTAATTATTTTTTTTCATCTTAAATCTAGTTACAAAAAAGTAAGAGAATCCCCCAATAAAGTACAATAAAACATCAATCCAATCAGAAGTATATCTGCTATTAATTTTG
Above is a genomic segment from Wenyingzhuangia fucanilytica containing:
- a CDS encoding LytR/AlgR family response regulator transcription factor, which encodes MDCIIVEDQLPAQRILKKYIEDAGNLNLKAIFNNALEAMDFLQNNTVELMFLDIHLPQLSGIDFLKKLETPPKVILTTAFTEYAIESYDLNVVDYLLKPFAFKRFMQAIEKVKSNAAPIQKEIFIKSGYEHIKIDIDDLIYIKSDTDYTEFFLANKSYLSSEPLRYWETELKAYSFNRVHKSYIINSKKIEKIGTQQVVLTHNITIPIGRAYKDDFLKLLN